A region of the Anaerobiospirillum thomasii genome:
TTACAGCAGATGGTGCAAGCAACATAACTATCTTATAATCAGTATGCTCTAATATGTAATCTAGCATCTGCTCCTGCATCTTTTGAGTTATATTTTTACAGCTCATTGCTCCATATGGTGTAAAGCCTATAACCTTGCTACCCTTAAATACTTCCCTGTATTTACTGATAAGCAAATCTGATGCAAAAGAAATATAGCTATCATCAATATCTTTAATACCGCCTAAGCTTAACAGTGAGTTTAAAGCCTGTGACATATGCCTGCTGTAATCAATGCTAATAGGAATATTGACACAATCAAGGCCTTTTGCCGTGGCTGCAACATAGTCAGGCTTTAGATAGTGCAGCATGTAAAACTCTCTTGGTCTTACAACTTCATCAAGAAAGATAAATAAGTCGCACTTTCCATTGACACCTATCTTCTCTGCCATAGCTAAAACCTGAGCCTTGGATGGTCTTTTTTGTGGAGCGATTAGTGTAGTATCAACACCTATACATTGCTCATAGATATCTTTTACATTGGCAAGAGTGATAACAGATATCTTTATATGCGGATAATGCTTTTTGATATTGGCAAAAAAAGGTGTCATAACCTGTGTATCACCAAGCTTGCCGTCAATTTTTGAGATAACTATATGTTGTATAGAAGAAAAATTAAAATCATTGCCTGATTTTACAGCTTTGTAGTCATAAAGCGCCTTGTAGATTCTAAAGCGCAGCTTATCACGGTAAACTCTTAAATCGTCAATAAAGGCCATAGGTACATCACTAAAACAACAGGCAGTATAACTGCCTGCTATATTTATTAAAATGCAGTATTACTGCCATCCTTTAGATTTTTTAATCAGATCAAAGGCTGCCTGTATATCTTTAGCCTTTTGTGTATAAAGCTTTAACATCTCAGGCGGCAGACCCTGTGAGGCCAGTCGGTCTGGATGATATTTAAACATAAGACGCTTGTGGGCCTTTTTAACTTCATCAAATCTTGAGTCTTTGGTGACACCTAAGATTTCATAGGCCTGCTGCAGCTCTGAATCTGAAGCTTTGCGCTGATAGTGGTTATCTGATGAGCCTGATGAGTATGAATTGTCATAAGAGCCAGATGAGCTATAGCCACCTTCTCTGCTGGCAAAGCCTCTTACAAATTCAGCAAATTTAATTTCAGCAAGTCTGATACGGATCAGGCGCTCCATCTCGGCACTGTCAATATTGAATATGGCCGCCAGCATCATAAGTCTCTGATGCTCCTCAGACTCGATAACGCCATCGGCTAGGGCTATCTGAACCTGAATTTCAAGCAAAAAGGTTATCATCTCAACACTAAGCGAGCCCCTGCTCTTTAGTGCATCAACCTCTGCATTTAAATTAAAGCTGGCATTTTTGCCCTTATTGAAGCTCTCAATAGCCAGAGCTCTGGCATCATCGTTAAGCTCCATTGTGGCCATGATCTGCTCGGCCTTTTTAATATGGGAGGTAGTAATAGTACCGGCACCACGGGCTACAAAGCCTGCAAGCTTAAAGGTAAAAGACAAAAAGTCCTGAGCAGAGATTAACTTTTTAACTTCAGAGTCAAAAGAAGCTCCTGCTGAAAATGGATGCTGTCTGGCATAGGTCAGCATCTTTGGCTTGTCATAGAAGTAATAACCTATTGCAAAACCAATAAGCGCTCCTATAGGACTTAAAAACAGACCTATCAGAGCACCAATGACACGTCCTTTATAACTTTTCATAGCTTTTCCTTTAAATAACTGTCAAGTATCTCAAGTCTTTGCACTGTACCTACATCAAACCACGGGCACTCAAGCACGCTGCCTTTAAGAGTCTGACTTTCAATCCATCTGTCAAATAAAACCCTGAGTTTTAAACGACCGTCAGGCACACCATCAAAAGCTTTTTTAGTATAAATAGCAGCTCCTGTAAAAGTATAATCACTGCCATAACAGATCCTATCACCACTCAAAGCAAAATCACCTTTAAGATTATGCTCAGGATTTTTAGTTAAATATAGTAAACCATTAAGATTAGGCTCAACATAGGCCTCAATCAAAGCTTTATAATCTATATCCAGAAAGATATCGCCATTTATAACAAAAAAAGGCTCATCTCCAAGATAAGGCAGAGCTCGCACTATACCGCCTGCTGTCTCAAGACCGCCCTCCTCTTCAACAGAGTGCTGTATATTGACACCAAAGGCATGCCCATCCTGTAAAAAGGAGACTATTTTGTCACTTAGATAGGCAGAATTAACCACTATATCGCTAATGCCTGCTGCCTTTAATTTATTTATATGCCAGACAATAAGCTCAAGGCCTCCTGCCTTAATAAGAGGCTTTGGTGTACTGTCAGTAAGAGGTCTTAATCTCTCACCGCGCCCTGCTGCTAAAATCATGGCCTTCATCTGAATTTACCCTCAAGGTTGTCTTTAAAGAAAGCGCCTAATTCTTTAAGATCACATCTGTCACACTCATGCAGCACATACTCTAACACCAGCGGCAGATCCTTTAGATATGAGCTTTTGCCGTCGCGCAGATACAGTCTGTTGAAGATGCCAAGTACCTTGATATGTCTTTGCAGTGAGGTCATGTAAAGAGTCTTTGCAAAGACACTGTATGACATATCAAGTGCCATGTCACTTGTATATCTGTCATAGGCATAGTGCATAAGTTCATCTACAAGAGCGTCATCAAGTTTTATATAGCAGTCAAAAATCAATGAGGCCAGATCATATAAAAGCGGGCCGCAGACCATATCCTGAAAATCAATGCAGCACAGCTGTCCTTCATGCAGCATTATATTTCTGCAGTGAAAATCACGGTGCATGGCAATCTGTCTTTGTGCAAGACAGTTATCTGCAAGAGCAGCAAAGCCTTTGTCCAAAATATGTAAAG
Encoded here:
- the murU gene encoding N-acetylmuramate alpha-1-phosphate uridylyltransferase MurU, translated to MKAMILAAGRGERLRPLTDSTPKPLIKAGGLELIVWHINKLKAAGISDIVVNSAYLSDKIVSFLQDGHAFGVNIQHSVEEEGGLETAGGIVRALPYLGDEPFFVINGDIFLDIDYKALIEAYVEPNLNGLLYLTKNPEHNLKGDFALSGDRICYGSDYTFTGAAIYTKKAFDGVPDGRLKLRVLFDRWIESQTLKGSVLECPWFDVGTVQRLEILDSYLKEKL
- a CDS encoding aminoglycoside phosphotransferase family protein, with product MNLAVKHKRYNQLEAFVKASLHTDTITLQALGGDASFRHYYRALGKIIVDSPPDTQKNHEFADINARLKNCGVRVPEIYAMDLKNGFFILEDLGDTLFYDKAVSDEKAVYYKKAIDMLLKIGKADSKGLPPFDRDFILFELNICTQWCLEKALGLELDDKALHILDKGFAALADNCLAQRQIAMHRDFHCRNIMLHEGQLCCIDFQDMVCGPLLYDLASLIFDCYIKLDDALVDELMHYAYDRYTSDMALDMSYSVFAKTLYMTSLQRHIKVLGIFNRLYLRDGKSSYLKDLPLVLEYVLHECDRCDLKELGAFFKDNLEGKFR
- a CDS encoding glycosyltransferase family 9 protein: MAFIDDLRVYRDKLRFRIYKALYDYKAVKSGNDFNFSSIQHIVISKIDGKLGDTQVMTPFFANIKKHYPHIKISVITLANVKDIYEQCIGVDTTLIAPQKRPSKAQVLAMAEKIGVNGKCDLFIFLDEVVRPREFYMLHYLKPDYVAATAKGLDCVNIPISIDYSRHMSQALNSLLSLGGIKDIDDSYISFASDLLISKYREVFKGSKVIGFTPYGAMSCKNITQKMQEQMLDYILEHTDYKIVMLLAPSAVNYKHKIETKLGDRCIALPDHITVIELSSVIACLDALVSVDTANVHIAGAFDIPLFSLHPSKANITLWGPHHAMTHSVKFSKEGVYISDLCYADIKEDFEAFIDRYCR
- the djlA gene encoding co-chaperone DjlA — its product is MKSYKGRVIGALIGLFLSPIGALIGFAIGYYFYDKPKMLTYARQHPFSAGASFDSEVKKLISAQDFLSFTFKLAGFVARGAGTITTSHIKKAEQIMATMELNDDARALAIESFNKGKNASFNLNAEVDALKSRGSLSVEMITFLLEIQVQIALADGVIESEEHQRLMMLAAIFNIDSAEMERLIRIRLAEIKFAEFVRGFASREGGYSSSGSYDNSYSSGSSDNHYQRKASDSELQQAYEILGVTKDSRFDEVKKAHKRLMFKYHPDRLASQGLPPEMLKLYTQKAKDIQAAFDLIKKSKGWQ